From one Lotus japonicus ecotype B-129 chromosome 3, LjGifu_v1.2 genomic stretch:
- the LOC130744217 gene encoding uncharacterized protein LOC130744217, which produces MAGRNDAAIAAALQAMAQAMQNQPNADENAGSRSLATFQRENPPVFTGKHDPDGALEWLKEIERIFRVMDCTPAQKVRYVTHMLTVEADDWWLEMRDKLEAAGEGITWDVFRREFLRKYYREDVRGKKEIEFLELKQGNRSVTEYAAKFVELAKFYPHFNGEGAEFSKCIKFENGLRSDIKKAVGYQKIRVFSDLVDSCRIFEEDSNAHHKVVTDKRGKSQQNRGKPYDAGKGKQRISPCQRTSGGDAPAKIVCFKCGQPGHRSNACTTAEVKRCFRCGKAGHAVSECRHKEAVCFNCGEEGHISTQCQKPKKALGSKVFALAGTQTPSEDRLIRGTCFINSTPLITIIDTGATHCFIAAACVERLGLGLSSMNGEMVV; this is translated from the coding sequence ATGGCTGGAAGGAATGATGCTGCGATTGCTGCTGCTTTGCAAGCGATGGCTCAGGCTATGCAGAACCAGCCGAATGCTGACGAGAATGCTGGATCTCGTAGTTTGGCGACCTTCCAAAGAGAGAATCCACCGGTGTTCACGGGTAAGCATGATCCAGATGGAGCATTGGAGTGGTTGAAGGAGATTGAGAGGATTTTCCGTGTGATGGATTGCACCCCAGCTCAAAAGGTTCGGTATGTCACTCATATGCTAACAGTCGAAGCTGATGACTGGTGGCTGGAAATGCGCGACAAATTGGAAGCTGCAGGcgagggaattacttgggatgtgTTTCGTAGGGAGTTCCTGAGGAAGTACTATCGTGAAGATGTTCGGGGTAAGAAAGAGATTGAGTTCCTCGAGCTGAAACAAGGGAATCGGTCAGTGACAGAATATGCTGCGAAGTTCGTTGAGTTGGCTAAGTTCTACCCACATTTCAATGGAGAAGGTGCTGAATTTTCTAAGTGCATCAAGTTTGAGAATGGATTGCGCTCTGACATCAAGAAGGCTGTTGGATATCAGAAGATTCGTGTCTTCTCTGATTTGGTTGATAGTTGCagaatctttgaagaagatagCAATGCTCATCACAAAGTTGTTACCGATAAGAGAGGCAAGAGTCAACAGAACCGCGGCAAGCCTTATGATGCGGGAAAGGGTAAACAGAGAATTTCTCCATGTCAGAGGACTAGTGGGGGAGACGCTCCTGCTAAGATTGTGTGTTTCAAATGTGGGCAGCCTGGTCACAGGAGCAATGCGTGCACTACTGCTGAGGTGAAGAGGTGTTTCCGTTGTGGTAAGGCGGGACATGCAGTTTCTGAGTGCAGGCATAAGGAAGCTGTCTGTTTCAATTGTGGTGAAGAAGGACATATAAGTACTCAGTGTCAGAAACCAAAGAAAGCGCTTGGTAGCAAGGTGTTCGCTTTGGCTGGGACTCAGACACCTAGTGAGGACCGACTTATCAGAGGTACATGTTTCATTAATAGTACGCCATTAATCACTATTATTGATACCGGTGCTACTCATTGTTTTATTGCCGCTGCTTGTGTTGAAAGATTGGGTCTGGGGTTGTCTTCTATGAATGGGGAAATGGTCGTCTAG